The Oxalobacter aliiformigenes nucleotide sequence CTTCGGCCAGCCCGCTTTCCGGCGTCCGTCCGTAACGCTGCGCATTGGTCAGGATATTGTTGACCAGACGCCTGATATCGACTTCACTTGCCAAAATGGACAGGCCTTTTTCTATACTGACATTCAGTTTCAGTCCCGGACGTCTTTCGGCCTCATCCGCCATAACCTGCAAAAGCGAGCTGATATCGACCGTTTCGGAAGCCGCCGGCGCTCCCAGCCGGGCATAATCCAGAAACTGGCCGACGATGGCATCCATTTGTGAAATATCGGCCTGCATGCCTTCCCTGCTTTCTTCCGGCAAGGAAGACATCTCGAGTTCCAGACGCATGCGTGCCAAAGGCGTTCTCAAATCATGGGATATCCCCGCCAGAATTTCCGTCCTGTCCTGATCGACACGTTCAAGATCTTTCACCATCTGGTTGAAACTGTGATTGGCGGCCCTGATCTCGGTCACGCCTTTCTCCGGCAACGGCTCCGGCAGTTTTCCGTTCGCCATCTGGCGGGCAGCGTATGCCAGTCTGGCCAGCGGCTCATTCAGCAATCTTGAGATGAATCCCGCTCCCGACAGGGACAACACCAGCACAATACCGCTCCAGCCCAGCCAGCGCAGGCCGGAAATATCCCTGACGCGTCCGTTATCCAGCCGCAACCAGTAAATGTCGTCTTCCTCCAGCTTGAAACTTATCCAGAATCCGGGCATATCATTGACATTGGGAGAAAGAATCGTGTCATCTCCCATTTTCTGCTGTATGTAGGGAAGCATGTTCTGCATCAGATCGTCGCCACGGGTGATCGGTTCGATCTGGTCTGTAGGTTCAAGAGGATATATCCTGATACCTTCATTGCTGGCAAGATCAAAAAGAAGCTCACGTCTTGATTCCGGTTCAGAATGTACCAGTGCCGCCCGGGTAATCGTAACCAGCGATACCACCTGCT carries:
- a CDS encoding ATP-binding protein; this encodes MPDSIQNRSTQSILPVSPVPWWKSSLFWRTFFLVGILLVISMGAWISSFRLEQRGSRARSIAEQVVSLVTITRAALVHSEPESRRELLFDLASNEGIRIYPLEPTDQIEPITRGDDLMQNMLPYIQQKMGDDTILSPNVNDMPGFWISFKLEEDDIYWLRLDNGRVRDISGLRWLGWSGIVLVLSLSGAGFISRLLNEPLARLAYAARQMANGKLPEPLPEKGVTEIRAANHSFNQMVKDLERVDQDRTEILAGISHDLRTPLARMRLELEMSSLPEESREGMQADISQMDAIVGQFLDYARLGAPAASETVDISSLLQVMADEAERRPGLKLNVSIEKGLSILASEVDIRRLVNNILTNAQRYGRTPESGLAEVDMVCSREGDKVRIEFADNGVGVPESDFERMLRPFTRLDDARGQANGSGLGLAIVSRIAKRYRGLVQLGNRERGGFVVSVSFPAVKTPK